The genomic window GGGGCGGGGCGCGTGATCGTCGCCGCGCCCACCGGACACGAGGTGGCGTGCCGGCGGCTCGCGAAGGAGGCGCACGAGGTGGTCTGCCCGAACGTGCGCGCGGGGCTGCCGTTCGCGGTCGCCAACGCGTACGAGCGCTGGCAGAGCGTGCCCGAGGTGGTGGCCGATGAGCTGCTCCGGCCCTTCCGAGCGCGCGACGGACGCTGGGCGGCCGAAGGGCTGGAGTAGCGGATACCCCGGTGGCGCGCGCCTGGTAGCATCCGCGCGATGCGGGCAGCGGCAGTCGTCACGGGGCGCGTCCTCCTGTGCCTCGTCGGGATGGGCTTCGGCGCCCCCGTCGCGGCGCAGCCCGAAGGCGACGCGGCGATCTACGCGCAGCGCCACTTCGAGCGCGGGGCGGAGCTCTACCGCGAGGCGCGCTTCGAGGAGGCGCTGGCCGCGTTCCGGCGCTCGCACGGGCTCTTCCCGTCGCCGAATTCGATGCTCTTCGTCGGGCGCAGCCTGCGCGAGCTGGGCCGGAACGCGGAGGCGGTGGAGGCGTTCGAGGCCGCGGTGCTCGAGGCGCGGCTCCGCGCGGTGGACGAGCCCCGCTACCGCGACACCGAGGCGGCGGCGGAGGCGGAGCGCGACGCTCTGTCCGACCAGGTGGGCTTCGTGGTGCTCGAGCGCGGCGAGGGCGGGCTCGAGGGCGGGGTGCGAGTCGAGGGCCGCGCGATCTCGCCCGAGCGCTTCGGCCTGCCCATCCCCGTCACGCCGGGGGAGGTGGCGATCGCGGTCGGCGACGCGGCGCCGCAGCGGGTGCAGGTGCGCGCGGGTGAGGAGCTGCGCGTGCCGCTGCGGGCGGTGTCTGATCGGGCCGCGCCCTCGTTGGCGGTGGCGCCGTCGGGAGGCGCCGAGGGCTGGCTCGTCGCGAGCGGCGTGGTGGGAGGCGTGGCCCTCGTCGGCGTGGCCTTCGCGCTGGCCCTCACGGTCGCCGCCGACGCGCGCTTCTCCGATCTGCAGGCGCGCTGCGGAGGCCTCTGCCCTCCCGCAGAAGCGGGCGCGATCGCCGAAGGTCGCGACCTGGAGCTCGCCGGGATCCTCACCGGGGTCGGCGCGGCGGTGATCGGAGCCGCGGCGGTGGTGCTCCTCCTCATCGGGCTCGCGACCGGCGAGCCGTCGCTCGCGGATGGGCGCGTGGAGTTCTGAGGCACGAGATGGCGGACGACCTCGAGACGGAGCTGCTCAGCGGACCGATGGGCGCGCTCCCCGGCGCGACGCGCAACCGCCCGCACCTGCGCGGGCGGTCCGGTCACGCGGGGATCGACGTGGTGCTCGAAGGTCGCGCGCTGCTCGGCTCCGCCCCGGACGTCGACGTGCCGGTCGACGACCCGAGCGTGTCGCGGATCCACTGCGAGCTCGATCCGCGCGAGGACGGCCTCTGGGTGCGCGACCTGGGCAGCCTGAACGGGACCTTCGTCGATGGCGTGCTGGTCCGCGAGGCGCGGCTCGAGGACGGCGCCACCCTGCGCGTGGGCACGACGGAGCTCGGGGTGGGCTACGACCCGAACCCGACGCCGCTGCAGCTCTGGCCGCTCGAGCGCTTCGGCCCGCTCCTCGGCCGCAGCGTGCCGATGCGGGAGCTCTTCGCGCGGCTGCACCGCTTCGCGCAGTCGGACGAGACGGTGCTCGTCCAGGGAGAGACGGGCACGGGCAAGGAGCTCGCGGCGCGCGCCATCCACGACATGTCGGCCCGGCACGAGGCGCCCTTCGTGGTGCTCGACTCGGGCGCGATCCCCGAGAGCCTCATCGAGGCCGAGCTCTTCGGGCACGCGCGCGGGGCCTTCACCGGAGCGCACGCGGATCGCGTCGGCGCGGCGGAGGCGGCCCACGGCGGGACGCTCTTCCTCGACGAGGTGGGCGAGCTGCCGCTGTCGATGCAGCCCAAGCTGCTGCGCTTCCTCGAGTCGCGCACGGTGCGGCGGGTGGGGGAGACGGCGCAGCGGCGCGTGGACGTGCGCGTGGTGGCGGCCACCCACCGGGATCTCCGGGACATGGTCAACCGCGGCGCCTTCCGCGAGGACCTCTACTTCCGCCTCGCGGTGCTGCCCGCGACCCTGCCGCCGCTCCGCGAGCGGGCCGAGGACGTGCCGCTGCTCGCCTCGCACTTCCTCCCGAAGGGCGCGTCGCCGCTCTCGGGGGAGCTGGTGGCGGAGCTGTCGCGTCGCCCC from Sandaracinaceae bacterium includes these protein-coding regions:
- a CDS encoding sigma 54-interacting transcriptional regulator; this translates as MADDLETELLSGPMGALPGATRNRPHLRGRSGHAGIDVVLEGRALLGSAPDVDVPVDDPSVSRIHCELDPREDGLWVRDLGSLNGTFVDGVLVREARLEDGATLRVGTTELGVGYDPNPTPLQLWPLERFGPLLGRSVPMRELFARLHRFAQSDETVLVQGETGTGKELAARAIHDMSARHEAPFVVLDSGAIPESLIEAELFGHARGAFTGAHADRVGAAEAAHGGTLFLDEVGELPLSMQPKLLRFLESRTVRRVGETAQRRVDVRVVAATHRDLRDMVNRGAFREDLYFRLAVLPATLPPLRERAEDVPLLASHFLPKGASPLSGELVAELSRRPWEGNVRELRNFVARAVALGPDEALGMMEGSSRAGAMPGVDLDVPFKELREAWVSHLERAYLTAMLARHGGNVTAVAQEARIDRTYVHRLMKKHGL